A stretch of Actinomycetota bacterium DNA encodes these proteins:
- a CDS encoding DUF4234 domain-containing protein — MAAVVDAAVAQLRTKAQGREELIGQELAQLEQVRMRMAGMAAERGAAIWLLICIFTGIGSFILYYLLMQDYVEHDAVEAQFFTLMSSALAKLGLAAQASQAVPSVPQREFVTFLLLSIVTCGIYGFYWMYVMIKDFNDHFMAQVAWEDFLYTALR, encoded by the coding sequence ATGGCGGCGGTGGTGGACGCGGCCGTGGCGCAGCTGCGGACGAAGGCGCAGGGCAGGGAGGAGCTCATCGGGCAGGAGCTCGCGCAGCTGGAACAGGTGCGCATGCGCATGGCCGGCATGGCCGCCGAGAGGGGAGCGGCGATCTGGCTCCTCATCTGCATCTTCACCGGCATAGGCTCATTCATCCTCTATTACCTCCTCATGCAGGATTACGTGGAGCACGACGCGGTGGAGGCCCAGTTCTTCACCCTCATGAGCTCCGCCCTGGCCAAGCTGGGGCTGGCGGCGCAGGCGAGCCAGGCGGTTCCCAGCGTCCCCCAGCGCGAGTTCGTGACCTTTTTGCTGCTCTCCATCGTCACCTGCGGCATCTACGGCTTTTACTGGATGTACGTGATGATCAAGGATTTCAACGACCACTTCATGGCCCAGGTAGCCTGGGAGGATTTCCTCTACACCGCGCTGCGCTAG
- a CDS encoding energy-coupling factor transporter transmembrane protein EcfT — translation MRDLNRIGLGRYYPIPSPVHRLDARVKIAGAGALVFLSFACGRLSGLLVLVAFTLLVVYLAKLPPLQLLASLRSVFILLAVTALAQLLFSPGRVLWEWGPVSITNTGIQNGILYSLRLAVAAVTIGALTMTTDPLQLLSGLEGLMAPLRPLHFPVHETAMVLTTALRFLPVLLGKAGEIARAQEARGADFSSGNPLRRARSLLPLLIPLFSGCFRDAEELGTALAARGYRGGAGRTRYRASRPGPNDLAALAVLAAVGWLALWFRL, via the coding sequence GTGAGGGACCTGAACCGCATCGGGCTCGGGAGATACTACCCCATCCCCTCCCCCGTCCACCGCCTGGACGCGCGGGTGAAGATCGCCGGGGCGGGCGCCCTCGTCTTCCTCTCCTTCGCCTGCGGCCGCCTGTCCGGCCTCCTGGTGCTGGTGGCCTTCACCCTCCTCGTGGTGTACCTGGCCAAACTCCCTCCCCTGCAGCTGCTGGCCTCACTGCGCTCCGTCTTCATCCTCCTCGCGGTGACCGCCCTCGCCCAGCTGCTGTTCTCACCCGGACGGGTGCTCTGGGAATGGGGGCCGGTGAGCATCACCAACACCGGCATCCAGAACGGCATCCTGTACTCTCTGCGGCTGGCCGTAGCGGCGGTGACCATCGGCGCCCTCACCATGACCACCGATCCCCTGCAGCTCCTCTCCGGCCTGGAGGGCCTCATGGCTCCCCTACGCCCGCTGCACTTTCCCGTGCACGAGACGGCCATGGTCCTCACCACGGCGCTGCGCTTTCTGCCCGTCCTGCTGGGCAAAGCGGGGGAGATCGCGCGCGCTCAGGAGGCGCGCGGAGCCGATTTCTCCAGCGGCAACCCGCTGCGCAGGGCGCGTTCCCTCCTCCCCCTCCTGATCCCGCTCTTCTCGGGCTGCTTCCGGGACGCCGAGGAGCTGGGAACCGCCCTGGCCGCGCGCGGCTACCGCGGAGGTGCGGGGCGCACCCGCTACCGCGCCTCCCGTCCGGGCCCCAACGACCTCGCCGCCCTGGCCGTCCTGGCGGCGGTGGGCTGGCTGGCACTGTGGTTCAGGCTGTGA